One window of the Spea bombifrons isolate aSpeBom1 chromosome 8, aSpeBom1.2.pri, whole genome shotgun sequence genome contains the following:
- the NT5DC2 gene encoding 5'-nucleotidase domain-containing protein 2 → MAVRRVLCSSVWRGASAAYSTARDGGQPAPSPASAQVPPVSTTTPPVPPVPPHIHPAGAPAQGRRFSSSSSAPKMDNKSFLWSRYWEMKKLVQDLLPPGVCNLLNSSTIYANNEVCLGDIEIYGFDYDYTLALYSSTLHSMIFNTARDILVDQYKYPAGILKYDYLPNFAVRGLHYDINKGLLMKIDAYHYIQLGTVYRGLKPVPDEEVMELYQGTHHIPLHQVSGFYGKGPAVKQYMDIFSLPEMNLLAVANDFFLTNDIDYDPVHLYKDVTDAIRDVHVKGFMYKWIMQDLEKYILRGDETYAVLHRLASHGKKLFLITNSPFSFVDKGMKYMVGKDWRDFFDVVIVQADKPHFFNDCIKPFRRMDGNGDLKWDKITKLEKGQVYKQGNLFDFLRLTGWRGSKVLYFGDHLYSDLADLMLRHGWRTGAIVPELETETKIVNTEQYSQSLTWLQALTGLLERMQNFHDAESQQVLQDWMKERHELRAMTKNLFNPQFGSIFRTCHNPTYFSRRLCRFSDVYMASISCLLNYDLSYTFFPRRTPLQHEAPLWMDQLCTGCMKTPFLEEMAHIR, encoded by the exons ATGGCGGTCCGTAGGGTTCTGTGCAGCTCTGTGTGGAGAGGCGCCTCTGCCGCGTACAGCACGGCTCGGGATGGCGGGCAACCGGCCCCGTCACCTGCCAGTGCCCAGGTACCCCCGGTATCAACCACCACCCCTCCGGTACCACCGGTCCCTCCCCACATTCATCCCGCTGGGGCTCCTGCACAGGGCCGTCgcttctcctcctcttcttccgcTCCCAAAATGGATAACAAGTCCTTCCTATGGTCCCGTTACTGGGAGATGAAGAAACTGGTGCAAG ACCTTCTGCCACCCGGAGTCTGCAATCTTCTAAATTCATCCACCATCTACGCCAACAACGAAGTGTGTCTAGGAGACATAGAGATCTATGGATTTGATTATGACTATACCCTGGCATTGTACTCGAGTACCCTTCACTCTATGATATTCAACACTGCCCGAGATATCCTGGTCGATCAATATAAG TACCCAGCAGGAATCCTCAAGTATGATTACCTACCCAACTTTGCTGTAAGAGGCCTTCATTACGACATCAATAAG GGCCTGCTAATGAAGATCGATGCCTATCACTACATACAGCTGGGCACGGTGTACAG GGGCCTGAAGCCGGTCCCAGATGAGGAGGTGATGGAGCTGTACCAGGGAACACACCACATCCCGCTTCACCAGGTCAGCGGGTTCTACGGCAAG gGTCCTGCCGTCAAGCAGTACATGGACATATTCTCTCTGCCCGAGATGAATCTACTGGCCGTGGCCAACGACTTCTTTCTTACCAATGATATTGATTACGACCCCGTTCACCTTTACAAGGACGTCACA GATGCGATCCGAGACGTGCACGTAAAGGGATTCATGTACAAATGGATCATGCAAGACCTTG aaaaatacattttgcgtGGGGATGAGACGTACGCAGTTCTGCACCGCCTGGCCAGCCACGGGAAGAAGCTTTTCCTTATCACCAACAGCCCTTTTAGCTTTGT AGATAAAGGAATGAAATACATGGTGGGCAAGGACTGGAGAGATTTCTTTGATGTGGTGATCGTTCAAGCTGACAAACCTCATTTCTTTAACGACTGCATCAA GCCCTTCCGCCGAATGGATGGAAACGGAGATCTGAAATGGGACAAGATCACCAAGCTGGAGAAAGGACAAGTTTATAAACAG GGTAATTTGTTTGACTTCTTAAGACTGACCGGCTGGCGGGGTTCCAAGGTGCTCTATTTTGGCGATCACCTGTATAGTGACCTCGCA gacCTGATGCTGCGGCACGGCTGGAGGACGGGGGCTATAGTCCCCGAGTTGGAGACAGAAACTAAGATTGTGAACACCGAGCAGTACTCTCAGTCGCTGACCTGGCTGCAGGCTCTGACCGGCCTGTTGGAACGCATGCAG AACTTTCATGATGCGGAGTCTCAGCAGGTCCTTCAAGACTGGATGAAGGAGAGACATGAATTAAG ggcTATGACCAAGAACCTCTTCAACCCTCAGTTCGGCAGCATCTTCCGGACTTGCCATAACCCGACCTACTTCTCCCGCCGTCTCTGCCGCTTCTCGGATGTTTACATGGCATCCATCAGCTGCCTCCTGAACTATGATTTGAGTTACACTTTCTTTCCCCGACGCACCCCGTTGCAGCACGAGGCTCCGCTCTGGATGGACCAGCTCTGCACGGGCTGCATGAAGACTCCCTTCCTCGAAGAGATGGCTCATATCcgctaa